CAGATTCGTTTGCCCGAAGCGGCATCGCCTCGCTTCGTATGGACGATCGCGGTATGGATGGTTCCGGCGGCATATTCAAAGGTTCGACGAGCGAAGATTTCGGCGAAGATGCACGAGCCGGACTCGCTTACTTGCGGACGCGGCCGGAGATCCGGGCTGATCGTCTCGGAGTGGTTGGGCACAGCGAGGGCGCGGTTATAGCCCCGATGGTGGCCTCAAAGGAACCGACGCTGCGAGCTATTGTGCTACTCGCCGGCATCGCCGAACCCGGACGCCCGACCCTTCATTTCCAGATGAAGAATCTCATTGAACACAACGCGAAGCTCACGGCCGCTGAAAAGGAAGCCCAGATCGCTGAGATCCCCAAGAAGATCGATGCGATGATGGCCGCAGACCCATGGATGAAATTTTTCCTAACTTACGAGCCCGCATCAGCGATGCGCAAGGTGAAGACGCCGGTGCTTATCCTGACCGGTTCTAATGACCAACAGGCAGTCCCTGCGCAAGTCGCCCTGCAAGAGGCGGCGTTCAAGACAGCGGGCAATAAGGACGTGACTGCTCAAGTGCTGCCGGGTCTCAACCATCTTTTTGTCGAGGACAGCGACGGCTTCCCCGGCAACTACGCGAAACTCCCGCCCCCGGTGATGATGCGAAGCGACGTCGTGAAGATGGTCACGATCTGGCTCGTGAAACGGCTTAAATAATACTAAACGGAGATGAATTTGAGCCCGATGCAGTTCAAATGCTTTTCGCAAACTATTGGTCGTTGCAACTGCTACGACACTACCAAAGCTTGGGTGGATTATTTATTGCGAACAGGAAACGGGCACCTAACTGGTGCCCGTAACTTGTTGATCAAATTGGCTCCGCAGGTAAGACTCGTGTCTTACAACCCTTCGGTATACAGCCCGGTTCGCACTGTAATATGCGATAACATAGGATAACAAAAGTCAGACGTTGACCCCCAAAAACACTCGATTTTGACCTGTTTACCCTTTTGTGGACCCCAAAATCTGTAACATACGATAACATCGAGTCTTAGATAACTCTTTAGATAACCGCAACGTTTCGGGTATAGGAATGAACAGCGATTCCGGCAACACTGAATTGAAAAAGAATCGTCGTCCCCTTTCAACCTGCTTCAGGATCCCTATTGCCTGCGTCTCACTGAACTTCGATCTCGTCATTTCCAGTCCTCCTCCTACTTTCTTTTTTGACCGGAAACTATATTTCTGTCTGGTACTATTTTATGGAAGGCTTACAGGTGCAATGCTTACGGTAAGTCGTACCAGGTTGATCGCCCTGCTCCGTGGCGCACCAGTAACTTGTTCTCTACCAGGCTGCGGAAATGCTCTTTGAGCGTGTTACCGCTTGCACCTGTGGCTCGTACCATATCGCGCATGGTCACGCGGCCTTGGTCGCGGGCATAGTCCAGAATCCTGACGGCCAATTCCGGTAAGTCGGCGATTACAATCTTTTCGCGCTCTACCTTTATGGCCAAGCGGCGCATTTGCTGCTGCAAGGCTCGCATGAAAAACATTAACCATGGCTGCCAGTTCGGAGAGTCAGTCCGAATGGTACCTTGCGTCTGGCGCAAGGCCAGATAGTACCCTTCCTTGCTGTTCTCGATAACGCTTTCAAGAGAGCTATACGGGACATAGGCATAGCCTGATTGCAGTAGGAGCAACGTGGTAAGAACACGGCTCAGGCGTCCGTTGCCGTCTTGGAATGGGTGAATCTCCAGGAACACAACAATGAATATGGTGACAATCAGCAGAGGATGCAATCGGCGCAAGTCGCGTGCTTCCGCAAGCCAGGCGATAAGTTCGGCCATAAGGCGCGGCGTATCGAACGGTGTTGCGGTCTCGAAAACAATGCCGATCTGCTTTCTGCCTTCGTCGAAAGCGACAACGCTGTTGGACATTTTTTTGTATTCGCCACGGTGCCGCTCGTCCTTCTCGCTTTGGAACAGAAGGTCACGGTGAAGCTGCTTGATATAGTTTTCGTTGATGGGAATCTCTTGCCAGTCGGCAAAGACGGTTTCCATGACGCTGGCATAACCGGCAACTTCCTGCTCGTCGCGGCTTCCGAACTTCTTGATTTCGAGGTTGGCAAGCAAACGCTCGACCTCGCGGTCGGTCAACTTGCTGCCCTCGATGCGGGTTGATGAACCTATGCTTTCAATAGTGGCTACGCGGCGCAGCGCCTTTAGGCGTTCCGGAGCAAGGCTGCCGAGAGAGCGCCACGCTCCTTTGAATTCATCTATTTCCGTGATCAACGCGAGCAATTCCGGCGTTATCTGTAAGGTGTCTATCTTCAACATCCAGTATACCTCACCCGTAGTATCACCCGATTACACCCGATTGTCCACCTGTAAATCCACCCGAGTACGCCCGTATTTTGTATCCATGGCCCCGTAGGATCTTTTCCTCAAGGACGGACGTTGCGTTGTGACACCGACAATAGTAAGGGCAAAGAACTGCGCAGGCTACCCGACGCGTGTTCCCTGCCCCAAAGCCGCAGGTGAACGCATCATTCAGCGAAGCCCCGACCAACCTTTGCGTAATTACGGTATTTTCGAAGGTAATAGAAAAAGGTGCCTCTACGCTTGCTAACAAGCCGTTGATGATCGCAGTTCCTCCGACCGGATTTTAGTTTGGAATCTCTCGTGTGTAACGACTTCTCTGTGTTCCCAAGTCAACAGGAGACCCAATATCATCAACAAACTCAAGAGCCCACGGCGAGTATCTGATGATCGAGCTTAAAGTTTCGCGCCTTCATATTCAATGCCGATATTCGGGTATACGGCCGGCGAATCGGGGTCCAGGCGGATCACGATCGGCAACACAAAAAAAGCGCTGTTGCCCGGAATGGACAACAGCTAGCGTGAGAGTCGGCGACGCCAAATTGGCTCGCGGTCAGGTAGCCGCAAGATAAGAAAAATCATTTCAGAAAATAAACTAAAGATGATGACAGATAGGCGGCTTTCAAAAAACTTGCACTTTAACAAAAAAAAGATGTTGCCCGGAACGGACAACATCTAGTGTGGGAGGTTTTGTCGTGTTGGTGACGCCCATCAGTGGGCGGATCTTTCCCTTTCCGCAGTGACTTAAAAGGTAGGAGAGATTCTTCCGATCTGATCGGACGAACTATTGGCCGGATCGGGCCTAAAGCGAATAACGAAGCAGGGCGATGTAGCGATCAGCATAAGCATTGCTAGCATCGGTATACGCTACGCCCGCGACAACAAACTTTTGACAATTGCAAGTGGGGTCCAGACGAACGGTTCCCTTTATCCCCGTGTCATAGGACCCATAAAATTCCGTCAGATTCCATCCGGTTCCTTGATATGAAGTGTCGAGCGTTCCGTTCGCATTATATCTGGCGGTGAGTATATTCGCGTTGGCATTGTTCCCTGCGAGCCTTGATTCGCCGGTCAACACGATCTTTCCATTAGACTGAACCGACACCGCGGCAAAGTAATCCTGCAGGTCGCCGAGGTTCAGTGGAGCAGTCTTACCGCCGCTGCCGAACGTTGTGTCGAGTTTCCCGTCTGACTTCAGGCGGATCATAACGGCGTCGAACCCCTTTGGATACGGAGTAGTATCAACGTAGATCGCCTCGCCGGAGACAAGGATCTTGCCACTTGCGTCAACTGTCAGATCGCTGACAATATCAAGCTTTCCCGCAAAATCAACTGAGGTTCGTCCCTTTGTGCCGAAAGTTGTATCGAGTTTGCCGTTAGTATTGAAGCGACCGACCGCGAAGTCCCAACTCGTACCGTTCCAGGTCTCTCCACCGGCCAGCACCTTGCCGCTTGAGAGCATTTCCAAGGCTCTGATATTCATTCCGGGATTTGTCGTCGAAACCCCGTTCGGTCCGTAAGTCGTATCGGCTGTGCCGTTTGATTTCAAACGAAGGATCGAATTTGTACCGCCCGCGAGCAATATTTTCTGATCGCTCTGGATCGCAACGGCTGACGGCGCCCACGCTACGTTGAGGCTCGTTGCGCCGCCCGTTCCGAACGTGGTATCAAGTACGCCCCACTTTGTGTACCGTTCAACCCGTGTGCAACCAGAGCCGCACTCGGAACCCGCGACGACAAATCTCTCTTCTCCGTTGACCGTTTGAATCGCAAGTTTTGAAGCACCACCCGGTCCCCACGTAATGTAGGCAAAGCCACCGCTGCCGAACGAGGCGTCAAGGCTTCCGTCAGCGGTGAATCGAACGAGCGCACCACGAAACGTTGTAGGGGTATCGCTGACATAAGCCAGAATAACGATCTTGCCGTCGCTCTGAAAGACCATATCCCGCGTGCTGTTCGTATGCGTGGCCCCAAGTGGAACCTGAGTAACCGTAAATCCGCCGATGCCGAACGTCGGGTCGAGACAACCCGGCGAGCCGGGACATGTTTGTGAATATGCATTGGCCGCCAGAACAATGGCGCAAACGGCCGCAACCGCGAAAGATCTACCGAGTGTTTTTAACATTGTCATACTCCTTAACCTTGATTTGTGAATTTTCTTGTCATCGGTTAAAGACGTTAATTCGGAAAGGATATTGATTTGTAAAAAAAACTTTAAAATATGCGGAGAAGGAATATACTCCAGGTATTACCATCTATGTTCTAATGGCGGGTTTGATTAAGCTCGCCAATTTCGCCTATGCATTAGCAGTGACTGAACGGAGGTTCAATTGCCCATATTTCGTCAATGTCTTCGGATTCTCAGCCTCGTTTTCCTTTTAGCAGGATTTTCGTTACCGACACATGCTCAGGGCCAACCCGCTAAGGCTCCGGAAACCACCATGCCTGCTACGGAGGAAGCGGCGGTTAAAGCGGCCGCAATCTCATTTCTCAGATCGTTCGAAAACATGGACGTTGACGGAACGATGTCGTACGTTAGTAAAAGCTCGCCGTACGCCAAGGGCAACCAGAGGGATTTTCAAGAGATCTTTACCCAAGCTGAAAAAATAAAGATCGTCGAAATCTCTTTTGTCTACATTAAGGTGCTTGATGTTCAGGTCGAAGTTCGTTTCGATGTGAAATTTGCTGCAACAGACCGAAAAACCGGTGGCCCATACGAGGTCTATACCAGCGCGAGACGCTTGCTCAAACTAGTGAGCGAAAATGGCAAGTGGCAGATCTACCGTCACAGTTCAGGTGAAATGGACTTCGCTCGGAGACTGATAGCCGAAAAGTCCCCGACCGTCCGCGATGTCATGCTCTCAAACGAAAAAGAATACTTGAACAAGTCATTGTCCGGGTCATTTACTAATTTGGGCAATAGTATGCCCGACAATGCACCCCCTGAAGACCTGCTAGAAGTTTTCAGGCTCGGCCTGCATGTGGCCGAACTCATCGGCGACAAGCACGAAATGGCGGGCGCATGGAATAGTATTGGCTGGGTACTTAAGCACCAAAATAAAAACGATCTAGCCCTCGATGCCTATTTCAGGAGTCTTAGTTTGTGGGAAGAAAGTGGTGATCTCGCAGGGAGTCAAGTGGTTCTACAAAACCTTGGTATCGCGTACTTTCAGTTCGGTGAGCTTAAGAAATCACTAGATTTCTACAACCGTTGCGTCGAAAGAAGTACTTCTTTGAAAGATGAAGCGATGATTGCCTCTTGCCTTCACGGCATAGGCGATACGTACCTTGAGAAAGGCGACTATATCCTTGCCCTGACCTACGCCAATCGGTCGTTAGAAATTGGAAGAAAGCTCGGAAACCCAGAGCAACTCTCAATGGCTCTGACAAGTATTGGCCTGAATTATCAGATGCTGAGTCGACATTCGGAGGCTCTGACAAGTTTTGAAGAATCCTTGCGATTGTCGGAATCGATCGGTGACAGGAACAGACAAATAAACGATCTGATGAACATGGGAAACAGTTATAAGGATTTGGGCGATTTTTCAAAGTCAATGGCGTTCTATCAGAAAAGTCTGACGTTAGATGGAAGCGATGATGAATCGCCTTACAGAAACCCGGGAGTATCCGTAAACATCGCTGAGGTTTATTTGGAACAGGGTAACTATGAACAAGCTGGCTCCTTGTTTAATATTGCGTTATCGATTTTTGAAAAGAGCGGCTCTAAGTACGGTGTTGCATTCTCGCTAAGTGGTCTGGCAAAGACCTACTCAGCTCAAAAGGACTTCAGGAAAGCCATAGAATTTGAGGAAAAGGCACTTGCGATGCGTGAGCAGATGGGGAGTAATTTTGATGCGATTAGGAGTCTAGTCAACCTTGGC
This is a stretch of genomic DNA from Chloracidobacterium sp.. It encodes these proteins:
- a CDS encoding Fic family protein: MLKIDTLQITPELLALITEIDEFKGAWRSLGSLAPERLKALRRVATIESIGSSTRIEGSKLTDREVERLLANLEIKKFGSRDEQEVAGYASVMETVFADWQEIPINENYIKQLHRDLLFQSEKDERHRGEYKKMSNSVVAFDEGRKQIGIVFETATPFDTPRLMAELIAWLAEARDLRRLHPLLIVTIFIVVFLEIHPFQDGNGRLSRVLTTLLLLQSGYAYVPYSSLESVIENSKEGYYLALRQTQGTIRTDSPNWQPWLMFFMRALQQQMRRLAIKVEREKIVIADLPELAVRILDYARDQGRVTMRDMVRATGASGNTLKEHFRSLVENKLLVRHGAGRSTWYDLP